In one Castor canadensis chromosome 15, mCasCan1.hap1v2, whole genome shotgun sequence genomic region, the following are encoded:
- the Cdh11 gene encoding cadherin-11, which yields MKENYCLQAVLVCLSMLCHSQAFSPERRSHLRPSFHGHHEKGKEGQVLQRSKRGWVWNQFFVIEEYTGPDPVLVGRLHSDIDSGDGNIKYILSGEGAGTIFVIDDKSGNIHATKTLDREERAQYTLMAQAVDRDTNRPLEPPSEFIVKVQDINDNPPEFLHETYHANVPERSNVGTSVIQVTASDADDPTYGNSAKLVYSILEGQPYFSVEAQTGIIRTALPNMDREAKEEYHVVIQAKDMGGHMGGLSGTTKVTITLTDVNDNPPKFPQSVYQMSVSEAAVPGEEVGRVKAKDPDIGENGLVTYNIVDGDGMELFEITTDYETQEGVVKLKKPIDFETKRAYSLKVEAANVHIDPKFISNGPFKDTVTVKIAVEDADEPPMFLAPSYIHEVQENAAAGTVVGRVHAKDPDAANSPIRYSIDRHTDLDRFFTINPEDGFIKTTKPLDREETAWLNISVFAAEIHNRHQEAKVPVAIRVLDINDNAPKFAAPYEGFICESDQTKPLSNQPIVTISADDKDDTANGPRFIFSLPPEIIHNPNFTVRDNRDNTAGVYARRGGFSRQKQDLYLLPIVISDGGIPPMSSTNTLAIKVCGCDVNGALLSCNAEAYILNAGLSTGALIAILACIVILLVIVVLFVTLRRQKKEPLIVFEEEDVRENIITYDDEGGGEEDTEAFDIATLQNPDGINGFIPRKDIKPEYQYMPRPGLRPAPNSVDVDDFINTRIQEADNDPTAPPYDSIQIYGYEGRGSVAGSLSSLESATTDSDLDYDYLQNWGPRFKKLADLYGSKDTFDDDS from the exons CTTCATTCTGATATTGACTCTGGCGATGGGAACATTAAATACATTCTCTCAGGTGAAGGAGCCGGAACCATTTTTGTGATTGATGATAAATCAGGGAACATTCATGCCACCAAGACATTGGACCGAGAGGAGAGAGCCCAGTACACACTAATGGCTCAGGCGGTGGACAGGGACACTAACCGGCCACTGGAGCCACCTTCAGAATTCATTGTAAAGGTCCAGGATATTAATGACAACCCTCCGGAGTTTCTGCATGAGACTTATCATGCCAACGTGCCTGAGAGGTCCAATGTGG GAACATCGGTAATCCAGGTGACAGCCTCAGATGCAGATGACCCCACCTATGGAAACAGTGCCAAGTTAGTATACAGTATACTTGAAGGACAGCCCTACTTCTCAGTGGAGGCACAGACAG GTATCATCAGAACAGCCCTTCCCAACATGGACAGAGAAGCCAAGGAGGAATACCACGTGGTGATCCAGGCCAAGGACATGGGTGGACACATGGGAGGACTCTCAGGGACAACCAAAGTGACGATCACACTGACTGATGTCAATGATAACCCACCAAAGTTTCCACAGA GCGTATACCAGatgtctgtgtcagaagcagctGTCCCTGGAGAGGAAGTAGGAAGAGTGAAGGCTAAAGACCCAGACATTGGAGAAAATGGCTTAGTCACGTACAATATTGTTGATGGAGATGGTATGGAATTGTTCGAAATCACGACAGACTATGAAACACAGGAGGGTGTGGTGAAACTGAAAAAG CCCATAGATTTTGAAACCAAAAGAGCGTACAGCTTAAAGGTAGAGGCGGCCAATGTGCACATCGACCCAAAGTTCATCAGCAATGGACCTTTTAAGGACACTGTGACAGTCAAGATTGCAGTAGAAGATGCTGATGAGCCCCCCATGTTCTTGGCCCCAAGTTATATCCATGAAGTCCAAGAAAATGCAGCTGCTGGCACTGTGGTTGGGAGAGTACATGCCAAAGACCCTGATGCTGCCAACAGCCCAATAAG GTATTCAATTGATCGTCACACTGACCTCGACAGGTTTTTCACTATTAATCCAGAGGATGGTTTTATTAAAACTACAAAACCTCTAGATAGAGAAGAGACGGCCTGGCTAAATATCTCTGTCTTTGCAGCAGAAATCC ACAACCGACATCAGGAAGCCAAAGTCCCAGTGGCCATTAGGGTTCTTGATATCAATGATAATGCTCCCAAGTTTGCTGCCCCTTATGAAGGCTTCATCTGTGAGAGTGATCAGACCAAGCCACTGTCTAATCAG CCAATTGTTACAATTAGTGCAGATGACAAGGATGACACAGCCAATGGACCAAGATTTATCTTCAGCCTACCCCCTGAAATCATTCACAATCCAAATTTCACAGTCAGAGACAACAGAG ATAACACCGCAGGGGTTTATGCCCGGCGTGGAGGATTCAGCAGGCAGAAGCAGGACTTATACCTCCTTCCCATCGTCATCAGCGATGGTGGCATCCCACCCATGAGTAGCACCAACACCCTTGCTATCAAAGTGTGTGGGTGCGACGTGAATGGGGCGCTGCTCTCCTGCAATGCTGAGGCTTACATCCTGAATGCTGGTCTGAGCACAGGGGCGCTCATAGCCATCCTTGCTTGCATCGTCATTCTCCTGG TCATCGTAGTATTGTTTGTGACCTTAAGGAGACAAAAGAAAGAGCCACTCATTGTTTTTGAAGAAGAAGATGTCCGTGAGAATATCATCACCTATGATgatgaagggggtggggaggaagacaCAGAAGCTTTTGATATTGCAACCCTCCAGAATCCTGATGGTATCAATGGATTTATCCCTCGCAAAGACATCAAACCTGAGTATCAGTACATGCCTAGACCTGGGCTGCGGCCAGCACCCAACAGCGTGGATGTGGATGATTTCATCAATACCAGGATACAAGAGGCTGATAATGACCCCACTGCCCCTCCCTATGACTCCATCCAAATCTATGGTTATGAAGGCAGGGGCTCAGTGGCTGGGTCCCTGAGCTCCTTAGAGTCTGCCACCACAGACTCGGACTTGGACTACGACTATCTACAGAACTGGGGACCTCGTTTTAAGAAATTAGCAGACTTGTATGGTTCCAAAGACACTTTTGATGATGATTCTTAA